In Tachysurus vachellii isolate PV-2020 chromosome 1, HZAU_Pvac_v1, whole genome shotgun sequence, a genomic segment contains:
- the dkk3a gene encoding dickkopf-related protein 3a, producing MLMVALNLALCLVAVNGLLPETWTANGVDLQSHAPTETSVGQNPTAINDLFREMKKLVEDTQLKLEDDEHQMDNESAISIQPIHNITSNYSNESSLEIVTGNQSVTAAEEIDKISGNTVEEIHVTSTVNQSSSKENDIHHECVTDNDCEKGRYCLNGEHHSDCMLCKQSKATCKKDEECCEGQLCVLGQCMNSTKGKAGTICQEQSDCDTDLCCVFYEGLLFPVCSPKPKEHEPCIAFNNKLMNLLSWDLGQRAPKEHCPCVGGLTCQHVGRRLACLKSPTTSEENLTDALYSEIDYII from the exons ATGCTGATGGTCGCCCTGAATCTCGCACTCTGCCTGGTGGCCGTTAACGGGCTCCTTCCAGAAACTTGGACAGCTAACGGTGTGGACTTACAGTCTCACGCGCCCACAGAGACGAGTGTTGGACAAAATCCGACTGCGATAAACGACCTGTTCAGAGAGATGAAGAAACTGGTGGAAGACACACAGCTCAAACTGGAGGATGATGAGCATCAG atggaCAACGAGAGTGCGATATCCATCCAGCCAATCCATAACATCACCTCGAATTACAGCAACGAAAGTAGCTTGGAGATCGTTACTGGAAATCAATCTGTCACTGCTGCAGAGGAGATCGATAAG ATATCAGGCAACACAGTGGAAGAGATCCACGTGACCAGTACCGTTAACCAGTCCAGCAGCAAGGAAAATGACATTCATCAT GAATGTGTTACTGACAATGACTGTGAGAAGGGTAGATACTGCCTCAACGGGGAACACCACTCCGACTGTATGCTTTGCAAGCAGTCAAAGGCG ACCTGCAAGAAAGATGAGGAGTGCTGCGAGGGCCAGCTATGTGTGTTGGGTCAGTGCATGAACTCCACTAAAGGAAAAGCAGGAACCATCTGCCAGGAACAAAGTGACTGTGACACTGATCTGTGCTGCGTCTTCTATGAAG GCCTGCTTTTCCCAGTGTGCAGCCCCAAACCCAAAGAACATGAGCCCTGTATCGCCTTCAACAATAAACTGATGAACCTGCTGTCATGGGATTTAGGACAAAGGGCTCCAAAAGAGCATTGCCCCTGTGTTGGGGGCCTAACGTGCCAACATGTGGG TCGCAGGTTGGCGTGTTTGAAAAGTCCGACCACCAGCGAAGAAAATCTGACTGACGCTCTGTACTCAGAGATCGACTACATCATCTAA